The genome window GCCTTGAGCGCGGCGTCATAATCGGCGTATGCCTGGGGGGTGGATGCATGAATTTGGGAGCATATCAGAACAAGGTGTATGCCTGCAAGCGTATCATCCCTGCAAGGCTCGATGATCTCGCCAATGCCACGCACCCGGCAGGGTTTGTTTATGAGAAAAAACGGCGTGTCCGCGCCTACTGTGAGGGCAACCTCTGCCAGCGCCTGATCGTCAAGCGGGCTGGATAGCCTGCTGTTGAGCCAGCGCAGCAGGGCCGCCGCATCGCTGCTGCCGCCGCCAAGACCTGCGCCTGTTGGAATGCCCTTGTTCAGGCGCACTTCAAGCCCGGGCAGGTTGGGCACACGTTTGGCGAGGGCGGCGTAGGCCTTGGTGAGGGTGTTGTTCTCAAGGTCAATGCCCGGCGCATCACACTGCACAACCAGCCCGGCAGCGTCGGTTTCGCGAATGTACAGGCGATCGCAGGGACGGGGCAGGGGCCAGAAAAGAGAATCCAGTTCATGATACCCGTTTTCCCGCACACCCGTGATGCGCAAACCAAGATTAACCTTGCACCCGGCAACAACTACGCTCATGGATTTTTTCGCTCCTGTGGCGATTGATGGCTACAGCGTTTCAACCGTGAGATTGCCGTTGGTGTACACGCAGATTTCCGAGGCGATGCGCATGGCCTCACGGGCAATGGCCTCCGCATCCATGTCGCTGTGCCGGGCAAGCGCCCGCGC of uncultured Desulfovibrio sp. contains these proteins:
- the ispE gene encoding 4-(cytidine 5'-diphospho)-2-C-methyl-D-erythritol kinase, whose protein sequence is MSVVVAGCKVNLGLRITGVRENGYHELDSLFWPLPRPCDRLYIRETDAAGLVVQCDAPGIDLENNTLTKAYAALAKRVPNLPGLEVRLNKGIPTGAGLGGGSSDAAALLRWLNSRLSSPLDDQALAEVALTVGADTPFFLINKPCRVRGIGEIIEPCRDDTLAGIHLVLICSQIHASTPQAYADYDAALKASNTVSGQNFLTKTESKANGTFLSGVRTELSIHNDLEDVVFSRHPQLAEIKANLLRLGAGAVAMSGSGSSIVALFAHESHVESQAAAAMLQGENRRVYAHVL